GGGGATGGAGCATCTCTCGAGCGCGGGGCTGGGCATCCTGGCCGCTTGCTACACATCGATTGTCAACGCGGGCGGCAAGCTGTGCCTCGCCTCGATTCCCAAGCGGGCGGAGATGATCCTGGGAGTGGTCCACTTCCTCGATGTTGTGGAGAGCGCCGCGAGCGAGGAGGAGGCGATCCGGAAAGTCACCGCGTAGCCGGGCACGGACGGGCCCGCGTTCAGCGGTCGATGTCGCCGATCGTCTCGCCCGCCTTCGTGTGCGAGCGGGCTCCCCGAGGGAGCGTGACGGAAGGGAAGAGGATCGTGTTCTTCTCGATCCTCGAACCGGCCGGCACCGATGCGCTCTTCCCGATCAGCACCTGTCCGCCATCCAGGTGGCCCGGGTATCTGAGATTCGGCACGTTCTCGCCGATCCCTCCCACGATCGCGCCGGGCCCGAGCGCGACCTGCTTGTCCAGAATCGCCTCGGTCACGCGCGCCCCCGCGCCGACGCGGACATCGTGCATCAGGATCGACCGCTCGACGACGGCGCCCGCCTCGACCACCACGCCGGGCGAGAGGATGCTCTGGCGGACTTCGCCGGCGATCGTGCAGCCGGTGGCGATGATCGATCCGTCCACGCGCGCCGTCGGCGTGAAGCGGGCCGGCGGCCTGTCTCCCGGGCGATTCTCGTCGCGATTGGTGCGGACTCCCCAGGAGGGGAGATCGATCGGCCCGCCCGGCTCCAGCATCTCCATGTGGCTGTCGAAGTAGGCGCGGATCGTTCCGACGTCCTGCCAGTAGCCCTGGAAGCGGAAGGTCTGGAGGTGGCGTCCCCCCGTGAGCATCGCGGGAAAGACATGGGCGCCGAAGTCGACGAGCCCTTGGTGTCCAACCACCTCATCCAGCTCCT
This region of Candidatus Eisenbacteria bacterium genomic DNA includes:
- a CDS encoding glucose-1-phosphate adenylyltransferase; the encoded protein is ELDEVVGHQGLVDFGAHVFPAMLTGGRHLQTFRFQGYWQDVGTIRAYFDSHMEMLEPGGPIDLPSWGVRTNRDENRPGDRPPARFTPTARVDGSIIATGCTIAGEVRQSILSPGVVVEAGAVVERSILMHDVRVGAGARVTEAILDKQVALGPGAIVGGIGENVPNLRYPGHLDGGQVLIGKSASVPAGSRIEKNTILFPSVTLPRGARSHTKAGETIGDIDR
- a CDS encoding STAS domain-containing protein; the encoded protein is MSDWSKLSVEQVDRKHPPLAIYRLRGGLTSNEMSYEFLERVRSGVRKGPNRVVINLEGMEHLSSAGLGILAACYTSIVNAGGKLCLASIPKRAEMILGVVHFLDVVESAASEEEAIRKVTA